ATTGTCCGGGATCGACGCCGGCCGGAATTCGCGCCACGACGAAGTCGAGCTCAAGCGCCAGAAGACGCGCAACGAGCGGCGGACTGGTGCTGACGTCGAGCGAAATGCTCACCCGGTGCAGTTTCTCGCCAAGGTACTGCATGACGTCGACAACAAGGTCGATGCTGGGCTTGGCGACCGTCCCGACCGATACCGTGCCAAGCTCGCCGGACCGGTAACCGGCGAACTCATTGGTGACCCGGTCAAGGTCCGCGAGGACGCTCCGGCCACCACGGATCAAGATCGAACCATAGGCGGTCGGCTCAACGCCGCGCGCCGTTCGCTCGAACAACGGAACCCGCGCCACGGCCTCGATCTCGGCCAGCATCTTCGATGCCGCCGACTGGGTAATGTTCAGGCGCTCGGCCGCGAGCTGCAGCTTGCGCTCGCTGTCGAGCGCGACCAGCAGGCGCAACTGGCGCAACTTCAGATTATTGATCACGGCCCGCTACCATCCTGCCCGGCCAGAGCCGTCCGATCCGATTTAATCGGAACGAACGGGACTCCAGCCTCTTGTCTAGACGCGCCTTACTCCACGCGACCCGGCGTCCACTTCGCTGGAAACACTCGAGTTCCCGCGACCATACCGCAGTGCATCATGACAGTTTCGCCGTGGCTCCATTCCCAAATGCCATTAGTCACGCGGCCGTCGATTACACAAGAATGAATGCAAGGCTTGCAAGCAGGCTTGCAAGGACAAAGCGACGGACCGCTGCGGGTGTACAATGGTTCACCCCGGACAGCGCGGTGACCTTGCGCCAATACAAATAGCCAGAAGGGATGGGAACGATGAGCGACGATGTCGAGAAGCGCGCGATCGGAAAGATGATGCGACGGCTGATTCCGTTCCTCATCCTGTGTTACTTCGTGGCGTATCTCGATCGCGTCAATGTCGGCTTCGCCAAGCTGCACATGAACACGGCGCTCGGCCTCAGCGAAGCCGCCTACGGGCTCGGCGCGGGACTGTTCTTCGTCGGCTACTTCTTCTTCGAAGTCCCCTCCAACATCCTGCTGGAACGGTTCGGCGCGCGGCGCTGGATCGCCCGCATCATGATCAGCTGGGGCATCGTCTCGGCGGCATTCGCGTTCATCCCGCAGATGTCAGCGGCGACCGGCCTCTCCAGCGAGTGGATCTTCTACTTCCTGCGCCTGCTGCTCGGCGCCTGCGAAGCCGGTTTCTTCCCCGGCATCATCTTCTATCTGACGCTCTGGTTCCCGACGATCTATCGGGCCCGCGTCATCAGCCTGTTCATGCTTGCGATCCCGATCTCCAGCATCATCGGGGCACCGATCTCAGGCCTGCTGCTCAATTTGTCGGGCGCCGGCCTGACCGGGTGGCAGTGGCTGTTCATCTGCGAAGCGCTGCCGTCGGTCCTGGTCGGATTCGCCGTGCTCGCCATGCTGCCCGACTTCCCGCGTCAGGCGAACTGGTTGCAGCCCGACGAGATCAAGTGGGTGCAGAACACCCTCGAGACCGAGCGGCAGAAGAAGGAAGCCGTGGAGCACATCTCGGTGATGCAGTCGCTCACCGATTCGCGCGTCCTCGCCTGCGCCCTCGTCTATTTCTGCCTGAACGCCGCCAGCTACGGCGTCGCGTTCTTCCTGCCTACCATCATCAAGGCTTTCGGCGTCACCGACACGCAGACCGGCCTGATCGCAGCCCTGCCCTTCGTGTTCGGCGCGGTCGGCATGGTGCTGCTCGGCCGCCATTCCGACAAGACCGGCGAGCGGCGCTATCACGTTGCCGGCGCGCTGGTGCTCGCGGCCGTCGGCATTGGCCTCGCCGGGCTGGTCTCCAGTCCGGTGCTGATCGTGGGCCTGCTCTGCCTCGCGCAGATCGGCGTGTCGGCGGTGCCGCCGATGTTCTGGCCGATGCCGGCCAGCATCCTGAACGGCGCCTCGGCCGCGGCAGGCATCGCCGCGATCAATTCGCTCGGCAATCTCTCAGGCTTCGCCGGCCCGTTCGCCATGGGCTATCTGAAGGACCTGACCGGCGGCTTCACCGCAGGCCTGCTGCTGCTCGCGGTCGTCGGCTTGATCGGCGCGCTGGTCACGATCCGGCTTCGGATCGATCCGGTCCTGGAGCGCGCCGCGCGCGAGCCGATGCTGGCGCATTGAGGGTGGCGGTCAGGCCGCCACCACCCGCGGGCCCCTCGCGACCGTTTCCGAGGGCGCGCAGGGCTTGCTCAACATCGTCACTTCGGAGAAGCCGACGGCCCTGAGCTGATCGACCATCTGATGGCGGGCATCCTGGGCCATTGCGGGGTCGGGCACGACGACGGCCTGCGCCTTCGCGGTCAGCAGCTCGGCCGGCAGGTCGACGGCCGAGCCGGCGTCGAGCAGCACGTGGTCGTAGACCCGGAGCAGCGCGTCGATCGCAAGCGCGAGCCGCGGCGATTGCAGGTGCGCGCGATCGAAGCCCGGACGGCCGGCGCTGACGATCTGAACCCGCGACTGCCGATCCTTGGTGATGATCTGCGCGAACGTCGCCTCACCCTGCATCAATTCGGCAAGGCCGGGCGCGGCGGGATCGACGGTGGCCGCCGCCAACACCGGCGCGGATGCGACGAGATCGACCACCACGACCTTGGCCTGGCGCGCCATCAGACGGGCCAGCGTCAGCGCGGTCAGCGTGACGCTCTCGCCGGTGGCCGGGCCGAGCACCGTGACCTTGTGGGCGGCGGGACCGGACGCGACGAGCCGCTCGGCCAGCGCATCGATCTCATCGACGGTCCGGGCGGGTGCAGGCTGCGGCTCGCTGATGACGGGCTCGTATGGCGCCGCCGGCTCCGGCGAAAGGCTGGGCGCGACCGGCGATGCGAGCGCGGGTTCAGGCGGCAGCCTCGGCGCCGGCTCGTCCACGGCGACAGTCTCCATGACCGGTTCGCGGCGCCGGATCACGGCGGCGGCCGGCGCGAAGGCACGGCCCACCGCACCGGGCGCGGAGATGCGCAGCAATTCACCGGTGATGATGATCCCGGACGACAGCAACAGCGTTGCCAGCGTCGCGATCAGAACGATCGGCAGCTTCTTCGGATAGGCCGGCGTGTTGGAGACCGTGGCGCGCGAGATGATGCGGCCGTCGGTCGGCGCCGCCTCGATGTTCTCGCGTGCGGTCGCCTCGCGATATTTCGCAAGATAGGCTTCCAGCAGATCGCGCTGCGCCTTGGCTTCACGCTCCAGCCCGCGGAGCTGCACGTCCTGGCTGTTGCTCGACGACGCCTGTTTCTTCGACTGGTCCAGGCTCGCCTGCAGCGCCTGGACGCGGCCGTCGGCGACGCGGGCGTCGTTATCGAGCGAGCGCGAAATCTTGCCCGCTTCCTCGCGCAATTGCCGGTCGAGGTCGGCGATCTGCGCCTTCAATTCCTTGATGCGCGGATGGTTGTCTAGCAGCGTCGACGACTGCTCGGCGAGCTGGGCACGCAACGTGCCACGCTGTTCGGCGAGCCTGCGGATCAGCTCGGAATTGAGCACCTCCGAAGCCTCGATCGGCTTGCCGCTCTGAATCATCTCGCGGATCAACCGCGCCTTGGTCTCGGCATCGGCCTTCAGGGCGCGGGCATTGTTGAGCTGCGTGTTCAGCTCACCCATCTGCTGGTTGGACAGCGGGATGTTGTTGGTGCCGACGAACAGGCTCGACTTGGAGCGGAATTCCTCGACACGCGAATCCGCGTCGGCGACCTTGGTGCGCAGCTTGTCGATCTCGCCGAGCAGCCACGTGCTGGCGGACTTGGCCTGGTCCTGCCGTGCCGCCTGCTGCAGCACGAGATAACCGTCCGCGATCGAGTTCGCGACGCGGGCGGCGAGATCAGGATCTTCCGACTGGAACTCGACCACGATGACGCGCGACTTGTCGACCGCATAGGCCTGGTAGCGCTCATAGAAGGCGTCGAGCACCCGCTCTTCCGGCGTCAGGCTGAACGGATCGCGGCCGATGCCGAACAGCGCCAGCAGCGACTTCAGCGGGGAGAAGCCGCGCAGCACCGGATCGAACTCCGGACGCTCGGCCAGCTTGTTCTTTTTGATTATGTCGCGCGCGAGATCGCGCGACATCACGAGTTGCACCTGGCTCGTCACCGCCTCGGCATCGAGCGAGGTGCGTTCGAGGTCGCGCTCGCCGTTCGGGCGCAGGAAGGCATTCTCGCGATTGTCGATCAGGATTCGCGCTTCCGACTTATAGCGCGGCGTCACGACGTTGACGGCAGCGAGCGACAACGCGAACACCAGCACCGTCGGCACGACGATCCAGCTTCGCTTGCGCGCCAGCGCGCGTCCGAGCACATGGAGGTCGAGATCGGTTGCCGGCGCTGTACGCGCCGGCTCGTCCGGGGCCGACATCGGCACAGCCGGCTTCGCAACGGCCTCGCCGGCGACGGGCGCCGACTTCGGCAGCGCCCGCTGCACGACGGCCTCTTCCTTGCCTGTACGCCAGAATGCAAAACGCATAACGAACTCCCGCGGACGCCGCGATTCCACCTCAATGCCGGCGATTACAGTCCATTAAGGTTGCTGCTGGGTTAATCGGCGCGGTTGACGGATGCGACCACCACCGCACCGTCATGTTTTATTAACCATGAGTGCCGTTAATCGAGCCTATATTTTGTCGCGGGATTCCTCACATGCGCGATCTGCGCGCCCCCCTCGTTTGTCTGGTTGCTGCGCTCGCGCTGTCGGGCTGCATGGGACGGACCTCGCCGCTTGCCGGCGACCCGGCCCTCGATTCGATGGCTTACGGGCAGCCCTCCTTCGCCGGGCCGGCGGCTTATGCCGAGCCTGCGCCGACGCGCGAGGCCTATAATCTAGGCCCCGGCGACAAGCTCCGCGTCGTGGTCTATGGCCAGGAAGGCCTGACCAATTCGTACGCGATCGACGCCGCCGGCGCGGTCACGATGCCGCTGATCGGCTCGGTGCCGGCACGCGGCCGCACGCCTGCCGGGCTTGCCGCCGAGATCACCGCGCGGCTGCGCAACGGCTTCATCCGCGACCCTTCGGTGGCGGTCGAGATCGAATCCTACCGGCCGTTCTTCATCCTCGGTGAAGTCCAGGCCCCCGGCCAATATCCCTATGTGCCCAACATGACGGTCGAGAGCGCGGTGGCGATCGCCGGCGGCTTCTCGCCGCGCGCACGGCGCGACGAGGTCACCCTCACCCACACCGATGCATCGGGCGCCGGCCGCTTCACAGCTCCCCTCGGCACGCCGATCGGCCCCGGGGACACCGTGTTCGTCGGCGAACGCTGGTTCTGATCGATGGCGCAGGATCAAAATCGGGACCAGCCGCTGCGCATCCTGCACGTCGTCCGTGCCCCGGTCGGCGGCATCATCCGTCACATCCTCGACGTTGCCAATGGCCAGATCGAACGCGGCCATCACGTCGGCATCGTCGCCGACAGCCTGACCGGTGGCACGCGTGCCGACGCAGTGCTTGCCGAGATCGAGCCGCGCCTCAAGCTCGGCGTCCACCGGGTCGCGATACGCCGCGAGCCGCGCTTTGCCGATTTGATGGTCTGGGCACATATCGCCGGCCTGATCCGCAAGCTGAAACCCGACGTGGTGCACGGCCATGGCGCCAAGGCCGGTGCCTATGTCCGGCTGCGACGGCGGTCGAACAAGGTGATCCGGGTCTACACGCCGCATGGCGGCTCGCTGCACTACCCGCTCGACACCTGGAAGGGCCGCTTCTACAGCCAGCTCGAGCGCACGCTGATGAACAGCACCGACCTGTTCCTGTTCGAGAGCGCGTTTGCCCGCGACACCTATCAGCGCACCGTCGGCAAGCCCTCAGGCCTTGTGCGTTGCGTCTTCAACGGCGTCACGTCGGAGGAATTCGAACCGGTTGCCAAGGCCGACGATGCCAGCGATGTGGCCTATGTCGGCGAATTCCGGCGCATCAAGGGCGCCGACCTGCTGATCGAGGCGGTCGCCAGGCTGCGGGCCGGCGGCAAGCCGGTGACGCTGACGCTCGGCGGCGACGGCGAGGAGTTCGAACGGCTCAAGGAGCAGGTGAAGCGGCTCTCGCTCGGCGAGGCCGTTCGCTTCATCGGCCACGTCAAGGCGCGCTACGGCTTCTCGAAAGGCAGCCTGCTGGTCGTTCCGTCGCGCGGCGATTCGATGCCCTATGTGGTGATCGAGGCGGGCGCTGCGGGAATTCCGATGATCGCCGCCAATGTCGGCGGCATTCCGGAAATCTTCGATACCCACACCGACGCCTTGTTCGCGCCGAGCAATGTCGCCGCGATGGCCGACGCCATCAAGGCCGCGCTCGACAACCCGACGGCGACCGCGGCGCGGGCGCAAAAACTGCGCGAACGAATCTCCGAGCATTTCTCGCAGAGCGCCATGGTCGAAGGCGTGCTGGCCGGCTATCGCGACGCATTTGCCAAACGTTAACCATTTCTTGCGCCCGTAACCGTTTCTTCCGATTTGTCACCTTAAGTCACGTCCGGGGAATTTCGCTGCTGCGCGCGGATGACCATCTGCAAGCGCAGGAATGGACGTGGAGCCGTGGAACCGTTTAACGCTCGCTCGATGCTGGATGCCGCTGCGTCTGCGACGGCTGCCCAGCCGCAGGTCGAACGCCGCCGCCGCCTGTCGC
The window above is part of the Bradyrhizobium sp. PSBB068 genome. Proteins encoded here:
- a CDS encoding MFS transporter, with protein sequence MGTMSDDVEKRAIGKMMRRLIPFLILCYFVAYLDRVNVGFAKLHMNTALGLSEAAYGLGAGLFFVGYFFFEVPSNILLERFGARRWIARIMISWGIVSAAFAFIPQMSAATGLSSEWIFYFLRLLLGACEAGFFPGIIFYLTLWFPTIYRARVISLFMLAIPISSIIGAPISGLLLNLSGAGLTGWQWLFICEALPSVLVGFAVLAMLPDFPRQANWLQPDEIKWVQNTLETERQKKEAVEHISVMQSLTDSRVLACALVYFCLNAASYGVAFFLPTIIKAFGVTDTQTGLIAALPFVFGAVGMVLLGRHSDKTGERRYHVAGALVLAAVGIGLAGLVSSPVLIVGLLCLAQIGVSAVPPMFWPMPASILNGASAAAGIAAINSLGNLSGFAGPFAMGYLKDLTGGFTAGLLLLAVVGLIGALVTIRLRIDPVLERAAREPMLAH
- a CDS encoding lipopolysaccharide biosynthesis protein; this translates as MRFAFWRTGKEEAVVQRALPKSAPVAGEAVAKPAVPMSAPDEPARTAPATDLDLHVLGRALARKRSWIVVPTVLVFALSLAAVNVVTPRYKSEARILIDNRENAFLRPNGERDLERTSLDAEAVTSQVQLVMSRDLARDIIKKNKLAERPEFDPVLRGFSPLKSLLALFGIGRDPFSLTPEERVLDAFYERYQAYAVDKSRVIVVEFQSEDPDLAARVANSIADGYLVLQQAARQDQAKSASTWLLGEIDKLRTKVADADSRVEEFRSKSSLFVGTNNIPLSNQQMGELNTQLNNARALKADAETKARLIREMIQSGKPIEASEVLNSELIRRLAEQRGTLRAQLAEQSSTLLDNHPRIKELKAQIADLDRQLREEAGKISRSLDNDARVADGRVQALQASLDQSKKQASSSNSQDVQLRGLEREAKAQRDLLEAYLAKYREATARENIEAAPTDGRIISRATVSNTPAYPKKLPIVLIATLATLLLSSGIIITGELLRISAPGAVGRAFAPAAAVIRRREPVMETVAVDEPAPRLPPEPALASPVAPSLSPEPAAPYEPVISEPQPAPARTVDEIDALAERLVASGPAAHKVTVLGPATGESVTLTALTLARLMARQAKVVVVDLVASAPVLAAATVDPAAPGLAELMQGEATFAQIITKDRQSRVQIVSAGRPGFDRAHLQSPRLALAIDALLRVYDHVLLDAGSAVDLPAELLTAKAQAVVVPDPAMAQDARHQMVDQLRAVGFSEVTMLSKPCAPSETVARGPRVVAA
- a CDS encoding polysaccharide export protein, with the protein product MRDLRAPLVCLVAALALSGCMGRTSPLAGDPALDSMAYGQPSFAGPAAYAEPAPTREAYNLGPGDKLRVVVYGQEGLTNSYAIDAAGAVTMPLIGSVPARGRTPAGLAAEITARLRNGFIRDPSVAVEIESYRPFFILGEVQAPGQYPYVPNMTVESAVAIAGGFSPRARRDEVTLTHTDASGAGRFTAPLGTPIGPGDTVFVGERWF
- a CDS encoding LysR family transcriptional regulator, producing MINNLKLRQLRLLVALDSERKLQLAAERLNITQSAASKMLAEIEAVARVPLFERTARGVEPTAYGSILIRGGRSVLADLDRVTNEFAGYRSGELGTVSVGTVAKPSIDLVVDVMQYLGEKLHRVSISLDVSTSPPLVARLLALELDFVVARIPAGVDPGQFDYHAIGAEQAGLLVRAEHPLAGLDSVNLEDTVDLQWIIQPRESFMRQGLERLFYSRGIAPPQRIINTESFFASIGIAAGIDAIVPVPLLIFDLLDPQRFKMLRIRDQLMLESYGLIKLRKRALSPAAMLVFDAMMRLGVANGRAAPDGSSP
- a CDS encoding glycosyltransferase family 4 protein encodes the protein MAQDQNRDQPLRILHVVRAPVGGIIRHILDVANGQIERGHHVGIVADSLTGGTRADAVLAEIEPRLKLGVHRVAIRREPRFADLMVWAHIAGLIRKLKPDVVHGHGAKAGAYVRLRRRSNKVIRVYTPHGGSLHYPLDTWKGRFYSQLERTLMNSTDLFLFESAFARDTYQRTVGKPSGLVRCVFNGVTSEEFEPVAKADDASDVAYVGEFRRIKGADLLIEAVARLRAGGKPVTLTLGGDGEEFERLKEQVKRLSLGEAVRFIGHVKARYGFSKGSLLVVPSRGDSMPYVVIEAGAAGIPMIAANVGGIPEIFDTHTDALFAPSNVAAMADAIKAALDNPTATAARAQKLRERISEHFSQSAMVEGVLAGYRDAFAKR